CCTGCTTGGCGTGCGTCTGCAGGGAGCCGTCCTCATCTTGCGGCTGCGGGGAAGCGCCTGACTGGGCATAAACGAACGACAGCGATGCAACAGCGGCCAGCAAAACCGCCGCCAATCGCTCCCTCAAGGGTGTCCTGGGCATGCTTGGGTCCTTCTCTTCCAGCTACTGCGCCGGTTTGGCCGGCACCGGTCAGCCCATGTGGGTGGTGTGCCGGGGACGGATCTTGTAGAGCACCCGCACTTCTCCGGGCTGGGAGTAGGGATACTTCTCTTTCCCCAGGTACTTCTGAGCCATCTTATCGATGTGATCGCCGGCGCCCTCCTCGGTGATCTGCTCGACTTCGCCCCGCACCTCCAGGTAGCGGTAGGGGTTGTCGGGATCGGTGATGGAAAGCGCCACCCGGCGGTCCCGCTCGATGTTCTTGTCCTTTTGGCGCCCCCGAGCCGAATTGATGAGGACGCGGCTGCCGTCCCAGTCGCACCAGACAGGAGTGGACTGAGGACTTCCGTCGGGCATCAAGGTTACGAAGTGGGCGAATGCGCGCTTATCGAAAAGGTCGAGGAACTCCTCAGGGATGGGATGGTCTGACATTGGATCACCTTTCAGCTAATCGTTCACATGGGCCCGGGGGCCCGTTATTTCCGCGACAAATACTCGATCATGTCCGAACGGGAGACGATTCCCGTCAAGACATCATGACGCTTGACCAAGACGGCCGGGATCTCCCGCTCCCTCAAGACGGTCATCACTTCCGACACGCTGGAGTGAGCGTCGATGATGGGAAGGGATTCTTCCATGACTTCCGAGATGGGCTTGTCCATGACCTCGGGCTCTTCCAGCACCTTGCGGGTGAGGCCGGCCTCGGTGACTTTGCCCAGGGAGTTGTTGCCCTGCAGCACCGGCACCTGGGTGATGGCGTGTTCGCTCATCAGCCTCATCACCTCCGACACCTTGGCGTGGGGCTCGACGTAGACCAGGGAGGGGAGCTTGGTGCTCTTGCGGGTCAGCACCATGTCGACTTCAGCCGATTCGGGCTTTTCATCCTCCATGAACTGGTTTTCCTTCATCCACTCGTCGGAATGGCACTTGCTCAGGTAGCGGTCGCCCGAGTCGCAGAGGATGGAGACGATCATTTTGTCCTCATTGAGCTTGCGGGCGATGCGCAGTGCGGCAGCCAAAGCCGTGCCGCTGCTGCCTCCCACCAGAATGCCTTCTTCGCGTGCCAGGCGGCGTGCCAGGCTGAAACTTTCTTTGTCGCCCACCTGGATCACGTCGTCGACGTATTGATAGTGGTGATTGGGCGGAATCATGTCTTCGCCGATGCCTTCCACTTTCCAGGGACGGGCCTCGATAATGCGCTTGGTATAGAAGTAGTCCTTGACGATGGAACCCTCGGGGTCGGCCACCACGATCTTGATGTCGGGATTCTTCTCCTTCAGGTAGCGCCCCACTCCCGATACGGTTCCCCCTGTGCCCATGCCAGCCACGAAAAAGTCGATCTTGCCCTCCGTCTGCTCCCACAGCTCGCGTCCGGTGGCGCGATAGTGGGCCTCGGGATTGACGGGATTGAAGAACTGATTGACGAAGAGCGAGTTGGGCGTCTCTTCGGCAATTCGTTTGGCGGCGTTGAGGTAATACTCGGGGGAGTCGGGAGGAACCGCCGAGGGGGTGATGATGACCTGGCAGCCGAAAGACTTGAGAAAGCGGACCTTTTCCTGGCTCATCTTGTCGGGCATGGTGAAGACGGCCTTGTAGCCTTTGTAGGCCGCCACCATGGCCGCGGCGAACCCGGTATTGCCGCCCGTGGCCTCGACGATGGTGCCTCCCGGCTTCAGCTTGCCCTGCTTTTCAGCCTCTTCAACGATGGATAGGGCGATGCGGTCCTTGACGCTGCCGCCGGGGTTGAGATGCTCGGCCTTGCCGTAGATGGAGGCCTTGAGTCCCCTGCTGATCTTGTTGAGCTTGATCAGCGGCGTATTGCCGATCAGTTGCAGAACGTTTTCGTAGGTATCCATGTTCCTTGTTTGCAGTCCTCGGTTGTTAAGCTTCTCGAAACAGATCCTTAAAGCGGTCGCCCGCGGCGCTCTTCCAGCACCGTCAGCAAAGCGGCCAGCAGCGGCAGCATGAGTTCATGGTGCCCGGTCAAGGCGATGCCGCGGCCGTGACCCCGCACGGGACGCCTCACCACGTTGACGGTGGGGCGGTAGTGTTGAATGAAGTCGAGATTGGCGGTGGTGAATCCCCCCAGCGGACGTCCGGCGTTGCGCACCACGCTGACGCACTTGAGGAATACCTCGGGCAGCAGCACCGCCGAGCCGGCGTTGACGTAGACGCCTCCCTCGTCCAAATCGGCCACCGCCCGGGTCAGGATGCGGAAGTCCCGCATGGAAGCCTCGCCCATGGCGGCTCCCGAAGCCTGGGGATGGTTGTGGATGATGTCGGTGCCGATGGCCATATGGACGGTAACCGGGACGTCGCGCTGATAGGCTTGCAGCATCAGGCATTTGTCGGCGTGACGGGGATCCTCCTCCTGCAGCATCTTGCCCACCGACTCTCCCAGTCCCAGCCCGGCCTCGTTGCCGCTGCGGATGGCTTGATTGATCATCTCGCCCGTTTCCCGTGCCATTCCGAAGGAGCCCGTCTCGAGCTCCCGCTCCACGTCTTCAGAAGTATGTCCGGCCAGTCCGATCTCGAAGTCGTGGATGACCCCCGCGCCGTTGGTGGCCAGGGCCGTGACGTATCCGCGCCCCAGCAGGTCGATGAGCAGAGGCGCCAGGCCCACCTTGATGACGTGGCCCCCGTACCCCCAGATGATGCCGCGCTTCCGCTGCCGGGCCTGATAGATGGCCTGGGCCAGGTCGAAGAGTTCGTTGACGGCGAGGATGCGCGGCAGCGAAGCGAAGAAGTCTTCCAGTCCGGGTGAGCCGCCTTTCTCCCCGGCGCCGGGCAGGGCGCGGGCGAAGCTGTCCTGGCTCACCTTGCTGCGGCGGGAATCGAGCGGGTAGTCGTCCAGCTTTTCCAGGCGGAACTGTTCATACTTCGACATGCATGGAAAGAATACTAAATCGCCACATCTCACGAAAGCATGGCCCGAAGCGCTTGTCCCGTGTAGGACTTCTTGCGCTTGGCCACTTGAGCGGGCGTGCCCTGGCAGACGATGCGGCCGCCCTGCTCCCCTCCCTCGGGCCCCAGGTCGATGATCCAGTCGGCCGACTTGACCACTTCCAGATTGTGCTCGATGACGATTACGGTATTGCCGTAGTCCACCAGTTCGTGGAGGATCTGCAGCAGCTTGCGAACGTCTTCGAAGTGCAGTCCGGTGGTAGGTTCGTCGAGGATGTAGAGCGTCTTCCCGGTGGATCGTTTGCTCAGCTCGCGGGACAGCTTGACGCGCTGGGCTTCGCCTCCCGAGATGGTGGTGGCGCTCTGTCCCAGCTTGAGGTAGCCCAGTCCTACGTCGAGCAGCGTCTTGAGGCGCGTTTGGATGCGGGGAATGTTCTCCAGCACCGGGTAGGCCTCTTCAACCGTCATCTCCAGGATGTCGGAGATGCTGTGCCCCTTGTAGCGGATGGACAGCGTCTCGCGGTTGTAGCGCTTGCCCTGACAGCTCTCGCAGTCGACGTAGACGTCGGGCAGGAAGTTCATCTCGATCTTGCGCTTGCCGTCGCCCTGGCAGCTCTCGCAGCGGCCGCCCTTGACGTTGAAGCTGAAGCGTCCCGGCTTGTAGCCGCGCATGCGCGACTCGGGCAGCGAGGCGTAAAGCTCGCGGATGGGGGTGAAGAGTCCGGTATAGGTGGCGGGATTGGAGCGGGGAGTGCGTCCGATGGGCGCCTGGTCGATCTCGATGACCTTGTCGATGTGCTGAAGGCCGCGGATCTCGCGATGCTGGCCGGGTTCCCGAACCGACTTGTAGAGCTTGCGCGAGAGGGCCCGGTAGAGCACCTCGTCCACCAGGGACGACTTGCCCGAGCCGGATACGCCGGTGACGGCGATGAGGCGGCCCAGGGGGAAAGCCACGTCGATGTCCTTGAGATTGTTGTGGCGGGCGCCCATCACTTTAAGCAGCTTGCTCCTGCCCTTGCGCCTGTCCTCGGGGAGGGGAATCTGCTTGCGTCCCGAGAGGTAGTCGCCGGTCAGCGAGCCCTCGCGCTGCGACAGCTCGTTGACGGTGCCGGCTGCCACCACGTGCCCTCCGTGAGATCCGGCTCCCGGCCCCAGGTCGACCACGTGGTCGGCGAAACGGATGGTTTCCTCGTCGTGCTCCACCACCAGTATGGTGTTGCCCAGGTCGCGCAGGTCGGCCAGGGTCCTCAGCAGCCCCCGCGTGTCGCGTGGATGGAGGCCGATGGAAGGCTCGTCGAGCACGTAGAGGACCCCCCTCAGGCGCGAGCCCACCTGAGTGGCCAGACGGATGCGCTGCGACTCTCCGCCCGAAAGGGTGGAGGCGCGGCGGTCCAGTGTCAGGTAGGTGAGGCCGACGTTGAGCATGAAGCGCAGCCGCCCGGAGATCTCCTCCAGGATCTGTCCCGCCAACGCTTCACGGCGGCCTTCCAGGGAGATCTTCTCGACCGCTTTCAGGCAGGCGTCCAGGGGCATGCGGGTGTACTCGCCGATGGAAAGTCCGTTGACTCGAACCGCCCGGCTTTCAGGACGCAGGCGGCTGCCGCCGCAGGAGCGGCAATCGCCGTCGCTCATGAAGTCCAACAGAGTCTTGCGCCGCTTTTCGCTGCTGGTCGAGTTGAGGCGCTCGTCAAACCACTCGTTCAGTCCCCCGAAGCGCGACTCGAACTTCATCTTGCCGTAGCTGATCTTAATGGGCTCGTCCAGCCCGTTGCGCAAGGCCTTGCGGACTTCCGCGGGAAGGTCGGCAAAAGGGGCATTGGAGGGCAGCCCGAAATGATCCAGAAGGGAAGGGAGAGTGTGGCGCAGCAGGTGGTGCAGGTCGTTGGCGTTGAGCGCCAGCTCGATCTTATCGCAGGGCTTGGAGGGATCTTCAACGAGACGGTCCAGGTTGACCTGCCTCTCCACCCCCAGTCCGTCGCAGGCGGGACAGGCGCCGAAGCGGCTGTTGAAAGAGAAGCTGCGCGGCTCGAAAACCGGCACGTTGATGCCGCAATCGACGCAAGCCTGCTTTTCGGAGTAAAGCGTTTCATCCCCGTCCAGGTGGTCGACGGCCACCAGTCCCTGCGTCATGTCCAGGGCATGGCGCACCGAATTCTCGATGCGGGGACGGTCCTCGCTGCGCACCAGCACCCGGTCGACCACGATCTCCACCGTGTGGTTCTTGCGTTTGTTGAGCTCGGGCGGATCTTCCAGAAAGTGCATCTCGCCGTCGATGCGGGCGCGGATGTAGCCGGCCTTGTGGAACTTTTCGAAGAGCTTCCTGAACTCGCCCTTGCGTCCCCGGATGACGGGTCCCAGGATCTGGATGCGGGCGGCCTCGGGCAGGTCGAAAATACGGTCGACGATTTGGGCCGCCGTCTGCCGCGCCACCGGCTTGTCGCAATTGGGGCAATGCGGCGTACCGATGGAGGAGAAAAGGAGGCGGAAGTAATCGTAGATCTCGGTAATAGTGCCGACCGTCGAGCGGGCGTTGCGGCTGGTCGTCTTCTGCTCGATGGAAATGGCCGGCGAGAGACCTTCGATGGAGTCCACGTCAGGCTTTTCCATCTGCTCCAGGAACTGGCGGGCGTAGCTCGACAGCGACTCGATATAGCGCCGCTGCCCTTCGGCGTAGACGGTGTCGAAAGCCAACGACGACTTGCCCGATCCGCTCAATCCGGTGACCACTACGATGGAGTTGCGCGGAAGATCGAGGTCGATGTTCTTGAGGTTGTGCTGGCGGGCACCCCTGATGGCGATTTGCTTCATGACCGAAACCGCTATTTTCGCCGTAATCGTGCCCGGAGTTCAAGCCGGGGGGTGCTCAAAGCTGAGAAGGGCGGGGAATCAACGGCGCCTCTGGATGGTCAGGGACTCGTACTTGCCGTCGCGAAAGAACTTCAGGTGGAGCTTGGAGTCGGTGGCCGCAGCCAGCACCTTGCGCAGTTCTTCCAGGCAGCAGACCGGCTGGCCGTTGACTTCGGTGATGATGTCGCCGACCTGGAAGTACTTTTCAGCCGCGGCCCCTTCCACCAGGTTCGAGACCATGACGCCGGTCTTTCCAGGGAAACCCAGCTTGGCGGCCCAGAACTTGTTGAGGGCTTCCAGTTCCAGTCCCAGGTCGAGAGGCAGGATGAGGGGCCGCCGCTCCAGGCGCAGTTTTTCGGGCGAGGCTTCTTGCCCTTCCCACTGGTTGGGGACCTGTATGGCCCAGATGCTGGGTTGGTAGCGTTCGCCCAGCTTGATGCGCAGCAAGCGGTCAGCCGAGGCCCGTTTGACCAGCAGAGCGATGGTCTTGCCGGGAGGCGTCCAGCGGATGTAGGCGCCGAGTTCGAGCAGGTTGGCGGGCTTCCACCCGTCCACCTCGCGGATCACGTCGTCGACC
This genomic stretch from Acidobacteriota bacterium harbors:
- a CDS encoding PPOX class F420-dependent oxidoreductase — encoded protein: MSDHPIPEEFLDLFDKRAFAHFVTLMPDGSPQSTPVWCDWDGSRVLINSARGRQKDKNIERDRRVALSITDPDNPYRYLEVRGEVEQITEEGAGDHIDKMAQKYLGKEKYPYSQPGEVRVLYKIRPRHTTHMG
- a CDS encoding cysteine synthase, with translation MDTYENVLQLIGNTPLIKLNKISRGLKASIYGKAEHLNPGGSVKDRIALSIVEEAEKQGKLKPGGTIVEATGGNTGFAAAMVAAYKGYKAVFTMPDKMSQEKVRFLKSFGCQVIITPSAVPPDSPEYYLNAAKRIAEETPNSLFVNQFFNPVNPEAHYRATGRELWEQTEGKIDFFVAGMGTGGTVSGVGRYLKEKNPDIKIVVADPEGSIVKDYFYTKRIIEARPWKVEGIGEDMIPPNHHYQYVDDVIQVGDKESFSLARRLAREEGILVGGSSGTALAAALRIARKLNEDKMIVSILCDSGDRYLSKCHSDEWMKENQFMEDEKPESAEVDMVLTRKSTKLPSLVYVEPHAKVSEVMRLMSEHAITQVPVLQGNNSLGKVTEAGLTRKVLEEPEVMDKPISEVMEESLPIIDAHSSVSEVMTVLREREIPAVLVKRHDVLTGIVSRSDMIEYLSRK
- the uvrA gene encoding excinuclease ABC subunit UvrA; translation: MKQIAIRGARQHNLKNIDLDLPRNSIVVVTGLSGSGKSSLAFDTVYAEGQRRYIESLSSYARQFLEQMEKPDVDSIEGLSPAISIEQKTTSRNARSTVGTITEIYDYFRLLFSSIGTPHCPNCDKPVARQTAAQIVDRIFDLPEAARIQILGPVIRGRKGEFRKLFEKFHKAGYIRARIDGEMHFLEDPPELNKRKNHTVEIVVDRVLVRSEDRPRIENSVRHALDMTQGLVAVDHLDGDETLYSEKQACVDCGINVPVFEPRSFSFNSRFGACPACDGLGVERQVNLDRLVEDPSKPCDKIELALNANDLHHLLRHTLPSLLDHFGLPSNAPFADLPAEVRKALRNGLDEPIKISYGKMKFESRFGGLNEWFDERLNSTSSEKRRKTLLDFMSDGDCRSCGGSRLRPESRAVRVNGLSIGEYTRMPLDACLKAVEKISLEGRREALAGQILEEISGRLRFMLNVGLTYLTLDRRASTLSGGESQRIRLATQVGSRLRGVLYVLDEPSIGLHPRDTRGLLRTLADLRDLGNTILVVEHDEETIRFADHVVDLGPGAGSHGGHVVAAGTVNELSQREGSLTGDYLSGRKQIPLPEDRRKGRSKLLKVMGARHNNLKDIDVAFPLGRLIAVTGVSGSGKSSLVDEVLYRALSRKLYKSVREPGQHREIRGLQHIDKVIEIDQAPIGRTPRSNPATYTGLFTPIRELYASLPESRMRGYKPGRFSFNVKGGRCESCQGDGKRKIEMNFLPDVYVDCESCQGKRYNRETLSIRYKGHSISDILEMTVEEAYPVLENIPRIQTRLKTLLDVGLGYLKLGQSATTISGGEAQRVKLSRELSKRSTGKTLYILDEPTTGLHFEDVRKLLQILHELVDYGNTVIVIEHNLEVVKSADWIIDLGPEGGEQGGRIVCQGTPAQVAKRKKSYTGQALRAMLS